In one window of Pseudobdellovibrionaceae bacterium DNA:
- the miaA gene encoding tRNA (adenosine(37)-N6)-dimethylallyltransferase MiaA: MSSPKPVVFILGPTATGKSSLAMSVANATGSCILNADSVQVYETIQIGAAKPSQEELKEVDHFLVGHVHEGDKYTAGQFRQEALEVLKLQTATRPVLVVGGSGFYVQALEKGMFELPPTDPAISMEIERSIKEQGSRVLWDEIKKWDPEAAAKIAPEDTYRVKRALEVLRGQDKTLTQIREEFKTQTTNLNDIYSVIKVGLRVDRKKLARRVRDRVEKMLEEGLLHEVESLLAKGLTLWAPLQSVGYKECVAVLQGELPEQDLPEAIVTSTMQLAKKQMTWFRKDNEIIWFDSEQEINKAHQFLLEKLTLSK; the protein is encoded by the coding sequence ATGAGCTCTCCCAAACCCGTCGTGTTTATACTTGGTCCCACCGCCACGGGGAAGTCATCTCTTGCTATGTCAGTAGCCAATGCCACAGGTAGTTGTATTTTAAATGCCGACAGTGTTCAAGTTTACGAAACCATTCAAATCGGCGCGGCAAAACCCAGTCAGGAAGAGTTAAAAGAAGTGGACCACTTCTTAGTGGGTCATGTGCATGAGGGTGACAAATACACGGCCGGTCAATTCAGGCAAGAGGCCTTGGAAGTTCTCAAGTTGCAAACCGCCACTCGCCCCGTATTGGTGGTTGGAGGAAGCGGATTTTACGTACAAGCCTTAGAAAAGGGAATGTTTGAGTTACCACCCACAGATCCCGCTATTTCGATGGAGATCGAACGCTCAATCAAAGAGCAGGGCTCGAGGGTCTTGTGGGATGAAATCAAAAAGTGGGATCCTGAAGCCGCGGCTAAAATTGCCCCTGAGGATACTTACCGGGTGAAAAGAGCCCTCGAAGTGCTGCGTGGACAAGATAAAACGCTCACCCAAATTCGGGAGGAGTTTAAAACACAAACCACAAATTTGAACGACATCTATTCGGTGATCAAGGTTGGACTGCGAGTGGATCGCAAGAAGTTGGCGAGACGAGTGAGAGATCGGGTAGAAAAGATGTTGGAAGAGGGTTTACTTCATGAAGTGGAGTCTTTGTTGGCCAAGGGCCTAACCCTGTGGGCGCCCCTTCAAAGCGTAGGTTACAAAGAGTGCGTTGCGGTCCTTCAGGGAGAGCTGCCAGAACAGGATTTGCCAGAAGCCATTGTTACAAGTACCATGCAACTTGCAAAAAAACAGATGACGTGGTTTCGAAAAGACAACGAGATAATTTGGTTTGATAGTGAGCAAGAAATCAATAAGGCTCATCAGTTTTTGTTAGAAAAATTGACTCTCTCCAAGTGA
- a CDS encoding YicC family protein: protein MQSMTGFGVSSVRKKDLELSVSVKTVNGRFRDIKIHIPRDYASFEADLKALVSEEIARGTVDVYVSRKSGAASSKLQVSVDAKMAEQWVKSYQSLARHLKLPSDVTLKTIGGLPGVFQVSESNDITDLEKKEVLRLTKLAVAACVKERKREGVSLKKDLLGLLGELKEKTDEMQSWQTQVRAILLERMKKRLEGVEKDLGLDPQRVAQEAALLADKADIAEELSRLDEHIKQCRALVSGSESVGKKLDFYCQELLREVNTVGSKSQVSQLTQIVVDAKAIVERFREQVQNVE from the coding sequence GTGCAAAGCATGACTGGATTTGGCGTATCATCCGTTCGCAAGAAAGATCTAGAGCTGTCTGTCAGCGTGAAGACGGTGAATGGACGATTTCGAGATATCAAAATCCATATTCCACGAGACTATGCCAGTTTTGAAGCCGACCTAAAAGCGCTAGTTTCTGAAGAGATCGCCCGGGGTACAGTGGATGTTTATGTTAGCCGTAAATCTGGGGCGGCCTCATCAAAACTTCAAGTGAGTGTGGATGCAAAAATGGCCGAACAGTGGGTGAAGTCTTACCAAAGTTTGGCTCGTCACTTAAAATTACCGTCGGATGTAACACTTAAAACCATTGGCGGATTGCCGGGCGTATTTCAAGTCAGTGAGTCCAATGACATTACTGACCTAGAGAAAAAAGAAGTCCTTCGACTGACGAAATTAGCCGTGGCTGCCTGTGTGAAAGAGAGAAAGCGCGAAGGTGTTTCTTTAAAAAAGGATTTGTTGGGGCTTTTGGGTGAGTTAAAAGAAAAGACCGATGAAATGCAGAGCTGGCAAACCCAAGTTCGCGCCATTCTTTTAGAGCGAATGAAAAAGCGACTTGAGGGAGTTGAAAAGGACTTAGGCCTAGACCCTCAACGGGTTGCCCAAGAAGCGGCCCTTTTGGCAGATAAGGCCGATATTGCAGAAGAATTATCTCGCCTGGATGAACACATTAAACAATGTCGGGCCCTTGTGTCGGGAAGCGAATCGGTGGGTAAAAAATTGGATTTTTACTGCCAAGAGTTGTTACGAGAAGTGAATACTGTGGGGTCCAAATCCCAAGTGTCGCAGTTGACTCAAATCGTGGTTGATGCCAAAGCTATAGTTGAGCGCTTCAGAGAACAGGTTCAAAACGTCGAGTAG
- the gmk gene encoding guanylate kinase — MTSKVMHPMILVAGPSGAGKSSFVDQAVTDFSELVDIVTNTTRPMRAGESQGHPYHFVSKEMFRQRIDAGHFVEWAEVHGNLYGTPRDQMEKAWAEGKVVIMDVDVQGVRTLREHFPDCTTVFILPPDINELRQRVRKRDGGAPADLDVRMKNAEIEMKEASDYDFQLVNDDFSKTYTQFKKIVDGVIKSR, encoded by the coding sequence ATGACCAGCAAGGTAATGCATCCGATGATTTTAGTCGCCGGGCCCAGTGGTGCCGGCAAATCCAGTTTTGTGGATCAGGCGGTCACGGATTTTTCGGAATTGGTGGACATTGTGACAAACACCACTCGCCCCATGCGAGCCGGTGAAAGTCAGGGGCACCCCTATCATTTTGTTTCAAAAGAGATGTTTCGGCAGCGAATTGATGCGGGCCACTTCGTAGAGTGGGCCGAGGTCCATGGCAACCTATATGGTACCCCTAGGGATCAAATGGAAAAGGCCTGGGCGGAGGGAAAAGTGGTCATTATGGATGTGGATGTCCAGGGGGTGCGCACGTTGAGGGAGCACTTTCCTGATTGCACTACAGTGTTCATTCTTCCGCCCGACATTAATGAGCTGCGTCAAAGAGTGAGAAAGCGAGATGGCGGGGCACCTGCCGATCTGGATGTTCGAATGAAAAATGCTGAAATAGAGATGAAAGAAGCCAGCGACTATGATTTTCAGCTGGTGAACGACGACTTTTCCAAGACTTACACCCAGTTCAAAAAAATCGTTGATGGAGTGATAAAGAGTCGATAG
- a CDS encoding DNA-directed RNA polymerase subunit omega, translating into MARVTVEDCLDNVHNRFALVLLVSKRAKQLLKGLPPTVKTKGNKYVVSALREVAAGKVAFRRPDESITPDQEVEADLNRY; encoded by the coding sequence GTGGCTAGAGTCACTGTTGAAGATTGTTTAGACAATGTCCATAACCGCTTTGCGCTAGTCCTTTTGGTTTCTAAGCGCGCCAAGCAGCTGTTAAAGGGTCTCCCTCCCACAGTTAAGACCAAAGGCAATAAGTACGTGGTTTCCGCATTGAGAGAAGTGGCCGCCGGAAAAGTGGCCTTTCGACGCCCCGATGAGTCGATCACTCCCGATCAAGAGGTCGAAGCGGATTTAAACCGTTACTAA
- a CDS encoding bifunctional (p)ppGpp synthetase/guanosine-3',5'-bis(diphosphate) 3'-pyrophosphohydrolase, whose amino-acid sequence MANVGLLDLGIREQSPETIDELLERVASYQSAKGVELVKKAFEFSEKAHEGQIRRSGEPYITHPLGVAAILTDLQLDMATVVTGLLHDTVEDTDVTLDDVEDQFGPVVRDLVDGVTKISQMRFRHTHEKQGENIRKMIVSMGKDVRVILVKLADRLHNMRTLNHMPYEKQARIAQETLDIYAPLASRLGISPIKIELEDLSFRYLFPDAYYELVQKVNTKKKERERYIEDVRTLLTNEISDRSQFTFEVYGRPKHFYSIFRKMQARSVDYDQIYDVLAFRVIVGTVGECYEVLGIVHSLWKPIPGRFKDFIAMPKTNNYQSLHTTVVGPGAERIEIQIRTEEMHQVAELGIAAHWKYKEDTVGSGASVNEKAISQFNWLRELVSLHQQTHNADEFLENVKSDLAESDIYVFTPNGEVKEFPEEATPIDFAYSIHTDLGHRIVAARVNGRLVSLRYRLQNGDTVEVITSKNQTPSKDWLKYTVTSKAKSKIRAHIKSEQRRRAGELGKELLEKTFRKEGMSLQKNLAGALFADLLKEVGCNSEGDLFIRVGYGKVTPQEVLEALAPDLQPKSKEPTQESFLQKALKTAVNKKKKSTSIITVDGMDDMLVRYAKCCHPIPGDSIVGFISRGRGITVHRADCEKAFEMDQDRTVDVEWSQNRAADTSRMVRVRVVSHDTKGLLKNMTEVFSTRGVNIHNAQVKTTRDQKAICLFDVSVHDTSQLSEVIAALQKIKGVLGVTRITHT is encoded by the coding sequence ATGGCTAATGTAGGTTTATTGGATCTAGGTATCCGCGAACAATCCCCAGAAACTATAGATGAGCTGCTGGAGCGGGTGGCATCCTACCAGTCCGCCAAAGGCGTTGAACTCGTCAAAAAAGCCTTCGAATTTTCTGAAAAAGCGCATGAGGGACAGATCCGTCGCAGTGGAGAGCCTTACATCACCCATCCCCTTGGTGTGGCGGCCATTTTAACAGACTTGCAACTGGATATGGCCACGGTGGTGACCGGACTTTTGCACGACACCGTAGAAGATACCGACGTCACCTTAGATGATGTGGAAGATCAGTTTGGTCCTGTGGTGCGAGACCTTGTTGATGGGGTGACTAAAATATCGCAGATGCGGTTTCGCCACACCCATGAAAAGCAAGGCGAGAATATTCGCAAAATGATTGTGTCAATGGGCAAGGACGTGCGGGTGATTTTGGTGAAACTTGCAGACCGTCTTCACAATATGCGAACCCTTAACCACATGCCTTATGAAAAACAAGCTCGCATTGCGCAAGAAACCCTCGACATCTATGCCCCTCTGGCCAGCCGGCTGGGGATCAGTCCGATTAAAATAGAACTGGAAGATTTAAGTTTTAGATATTTGTTTCCAGATGCCTATTATGAGCTTGTTCAAAAAGTGAATACAAAAAAGAAAGAGCGAGAAAGATACATCGAGGATGTAAGAACTCTTTTGACCAACGAGATCAGTGATCGTTCTCAATTTACTTTTGAGGTGTACGGTCGGCCGAAGCATTTTTATTCGATCTTTAGAAAAATGCAGGCTCGTAGTGTGGATTATGATCAGATTTATGATGTGCTTGCATTTAGAGTGATCGTTGGAACAGTGGGCGAGTGCTATGAGGTTTTAGGTATTGTCCACTCCCTTTGGAAGCCGATTCCGGGACGCTTTAAAGACTTTATTGCCATGCCGAAAACAAATAACTACCAAAGTTTACACACTACGGTGGTGGGGCCGGGTGCAGAACGCATTGAAATTCAAATTCGAACAGAAGAAATGCACCAAGTGGCCGAGCTGGGTATTGCGGCCCATTGGAAGTACAAGGAAGACACTGTGGGGAGCGGAGCCAGTGTTAATGAAAAGGCGATTTCCCAGTTCAATTGGCTACGCGAGTTGGTTTCTTTGCACCAGCAAACACACAATGCCGATGAGTTTTTAGAAAATGTTAAGTCTGACTTGGCTGAGTCTGATATCTATGTTTTCACCCCCAACGGTGAGGTTAAGGAGTTTCCAGAAGAGGCGACACCCATAGATTTTGCTTACTCGATTCACACAGATCTTGGGCACCGAATTGTGGCCGCAAGAGTGAACGGCCGGTTGGTGTCGTTGCGCTATCGCCTTCAAAATGGCGATACCGTAGAAGTGATCACTTCTAAAAATCAGACGCCGTCAAAGGACTGGTTAAAATACACGGTCACTTCCAAGGCGAAATCAAAAATTCGCGCCCACATTAAAAGTGAACAAAGGCGCCGCGCCGGTGAGTTGGGAAAAGAGTTACTAGAGAAGACTTTCCGCAAGGAAGGGATGTCATTACAAAAGAATCTCGCCGGAGCGTTGTTTGCCGATTTACTTAAAGAGGTGGGATGTAATTCTGAGGGCGATCTGTTTATTCGTGTGGGGTACGGAAAAGTCACTCCTCAAGAAGTCCTAGAAGCCCTGGCTCCCGACTTGCAGCCTAAAAGCAAAGAGCCCACTCAAGAGAGTTTTCTGCAAAAAGCACTGAAAACGGCTGTTAACAAAAAGAAAAAATCCACCTCCATAATTACGGTGGATGGCATGGATGACATGCTTGTGCGATATGCAAAATGCTGTCATCCCATACCAGGGGATTCCATTGTCGGGTTTATTTCAAGAGGTCGCGGAATTACAGTGCATCGGGCTGATTGTGAAAAAGCTTTTGAGATGGACCAGGATAGAACTGTGGATGTGGAGTGGAGCCAAAACCGAGCGGCGGACACAAGCCGAATGGTGAGAGTGCGCGTGGTGAGCCATGATACCAAGGGTTTGTTGAAAAACATGACCGAGGTGTTTTCAACTCGGGGAGTGAATATTCATAATGCACAGGTTAAGACCACGCGTGACCAAAAAGCCATTTGCCTTTTTGATGTGTCAGTTCACGACACCAGCCAACTGAGTGAAGTGATCGCGGCCTTACAAAAGATAAAAGGTGTTTTGGGAGTAACCCGAATCACGCATACCTAG
- a CDS encoding single-stranded DNA-binding protein: MAGVNKVIIVGRLGTDPEVKTVSADNQVARLSVATSENWTDRNGQRQERTEWHRIVVWGKLAELCGKYLSKGRQVYVEGRLQTRSWEDQQGQKRYTTEIVANTVQFLGGAMETQSRGSSDYSQPDAFQGFGPEPSFDTNEEIPF, from the coding sequence ATGGCAGGAGTTAATAAAGTTATTATCGTGGGTCGACTAGGAACAGACCCTGAAGTCAAAACTGTAAGTGCTGATAACCAAGTGGCACGTCTCAGTGTGGCCACTAGTGAAAACTGGACTGACCGAAACGGACAACGACAAGAGCGGACGGAATGGCACCGCATTGTGGTTTGGGGAAAGCTGGCCGAACTTTGTGGCAAGTACCTCAGCAAAGGTCGCCAGGTTTATGTGGAAGGACGATTGCAAACAAGATCTTGGGAAGATCAACAAGGACAAAAACGTTACACTACGGAAATCGTAGCCAACACGGTGCAATTTCTTGGTGGAGCTATGGAAACTCAATCGCGAGGTTCCAGTGATTACTCCCAACCCGATGCGTTCCAGGGCTTTGGGCCAGAGCCATCTTTTGATACCAATGAGGAAATTCCTTTTTAA
- the gspN gene encoding type II secretion system protein GspN: MPALKKVIEALGSVFKFHKLKILSLFLFALGFFLLRFPYGDLSGFITAQVSQRSAGNAYLEFEDMNLRVFPGLGMRLSQVNLSLARSPLPELKMASLVVAPNWLSLLRFAPGASLSAEDLWQGDLSLSVALGGKIGDEGRRWQNIDTTYQGFSLAQLIEALDLPVRLGGQGQLSAAGKLDPQFSEQPDLTINALISPLEVPAQTLQIGSPMGPIPFPLPNLSFKDVKLKGRWLDGDFIVEDMILGAPTDKINARLQGRLGLQLQRGGLGVRPAAGAYDFNLELNIHKELEKNFSVLLFIDKFKKPTSTGTLYRLRVSGTRVGAPATMGKFDGF, translated from the coding sequence ATGCCAGCATTGAAAAAAGTCATTGAGGCGTTGGGAAGTGTCTTTAAATTTCATAAGTTAAAAATTTTGAGTCTTTTTTTATTTGCACTTGGCTTTTTTCTACTTCGATTTCCCTATGGAGATTTGTCGGGATTTATTACCGCACAGGTGTCGCAACGTTCGGCCGGCAATGCCTACCTAGAGTTTGAAGATATGAATCTTCGTGTTTTTCCCGGCCTGGGGATGCGCTTGAGCCAGGTGAACTTGTCTTTAGCTCGATCCCCGCTTCCTGAACTAAAAATGGCCTCTCTGGTTGTGGCCCCCAACTGGCTCAGCCTTTTACGTTTTGCGCCAGGTGCCAGTTTATCAGCGGAAGACCTCTGGCAGGGAGACCTTTCACTATCCGTGGCTCTCGGGGGAAAGATTGGTGATGAGGGTAGGCGCTGGCAAAATATTGATACCACTTACCAAGGCTTTTCATTGGCTCAATTGATTGAGGCACTGGATCTGCCTGTTCGCCTTGGGGGACAGGGTCAACTTTCTGCTGCCGGCAAGCTTGACCCCCAATTTTCTGAACAACCAGATCTTACTATCAACGCATTGATCTCTCCCCTAGAAGTACCGGCCCAGACCTTGCAAATTGGCTCTCCCATGGGCCCGATCCCCTTTCCCCTTCCTAACCTTTCGTTCAAAGATGTGAAACTCAAAGGGCGCTGGTTAGATGGTGACTTTATTGTTGAAGATATGATTCTGGGAGCACCCACTGATAAGATCAACGCTCGCCTGCAAGGGCGCTTGGGGCTGCAGCTGCAACGCGGCGGCCTTGGAGTTCGACCGGCGGCCGGGGCCTATGATTTTAACTTGGAACTCAATATTCATAAAGAACTTGAGAAAAACTTCAGTGTGCTTTTGTTTATCGACAAATTTAAAAAACCAACGAGCACGGGCACTCTCTACCGCCTTCGAGTCTCGGGGACCCGCGTGGGTGCCCCGGCTACCATGGGTAAGTTTGACGGTTTTTGA
- the pilM gene encoding pilus assembly protein PilM, with translation MISVGIDIGSFSIKMAEASQDAKGFRIRRLDEFALSQDPNKDRQIEVIEILRQIAARYEPGTTRFVVAVGQGQVSLRHLEFPFRERHKILKSLPFELEEDIPLSVDDAIYDARVLKYIGAMTDVLAVACPKHHVEIVLQQARDGGIEADIVSVKGMAEANLFEPWVEAPPTDSTKLTPVDSDLGEESPAPQTLNGELVLDLGHATTTAVVLREGRLIDARHVDWGGKDIALAIAKQYSMHFTEALKQLQTKAFLLLNTEDATREQVEFSNLIKIEVKKLTHQLNLLMLEFRAQHNIEFQRVTLVGGLSRLKNLGAILTQDLDVPSNRLGGLAEHSHLDFQNNPHNEIGSICAIGLAAEGLKRPKNPAINLRKGEFAKQSQSFKVWWEKWSHSVYVGATAYVLFLMFVITRSFWAESMADKAHDVMAEQAKVVANIKPTKATPRNIKKFIRQQKKTAQHADLIRNLQGMDSALDILEMVSAAAPAKEVFQMNIKKFSVNNRTVIIEGEGRPQKAIKDFEQGLTSVARKGLVKSISSEIKARSGYSPFAFQFSVDRNIGDKQ, from the coding sequence ATGATTAGCGTCGGCATCGACATTGGAAGTTTTAGCATAAAAATGGCTGAGGCATCGCAGGATGCCAAGGGTTTTCGCATTCGTAGGCTTGATGAGTTTGCATTGAGCCAAGATCCAAATAAAGACCGACAGATTGAAGTGATCGAAATTCTTCGACAGATCGCGGCTCGTTACGAGCCCGGCACGACCCGATTTGTAGTGGCCGTGGGACAAGGTCAAGTCAGCCTTCGTCACCTTGAGTTTCCCTTTAGAGAGCGGCACAAAATTTTAAAAAGCCTTCCCTTCGAACTTGAAGAGGACATTCCTCTATCTGTAGACGATGCCATTTATGATGCCCGCGTGCTGAAGTATATAGGCGCAATGACGGATGTGCTCGCCGTGGCCTGCCCGAAACATCATGTGGAGATCGTTCTGCAACAAGCCCGTGATGGTGGCATTGAAGCCGATATTGTTAGCGTTAAGGGCATGGCTGAGGCCAATTTATTTGAGCCCTGGGTGGAAGCCCCGCCCACTGACTCAACAAAACTGACGCCTGTGGATAGCGACTTGGGCGAAGAAAGTCCCGCCCCCCAGACCTTGAACGGCGAATTGGTTCTTGATTTAGGTCACGCCACAACCACGGCTGTGGTCTTAAGAGAAGGTCGACTCATCGATGCTCGGCATGTGGATTGGGGCGGAAAAGACATCGCTCTAGCCATTGCAAAGCAATACAGCATGCATTTCACCGAGGCCCTAAAACAGCTGCAGACCAAGGCCTTTTTGCTGCTCAACACGGAAGATGCGACCCGAGAGCAAGTTGAATTCTCAAACTTGATCAAAATAGAAGTCAAAAAGCTCACTCACCAACTCAACTTGCTCATGCTGGAATTTCGAGCCCAGCACAACATTGAATTTCAACGAGTCACCCTGGTTGGGGGTCTTTCTCGGTTGAAAAATCTTGGCGCCATACTGACCCAAGACTTAGACGTGCCCAGCAATCGATTGGGTGGGCTAGCTGAACATTCGCACCTCGATTTCCAGAATAACCCACACAATGAAATTGGTTCCATCTGTGCCATTGGACTGGCGGCCGAAGGATTAAAGCGCCCGAAAAACCCGGCCATTAATTTACGAAAGGGCGAGTTTGCAAAACAAAGTCAGTCTTTCAAAGTCTGGTGGGAAAAATGGTCGCACTCGGTTTATGTGGGGGCCACGGCCTATGTTTTATTTTTGATGTTTGTTATTACTCGCAGTTTTTGGGCTGAGTCCATGGCCGATAAAGCTCACGACGTGATGGCCGAACAGGCAAAGGTCGTCGCAAACATCAAGCCCACCAAAGCGACCCCAAGAAACATCAAAAAGTTTATTCGTCAGCAGAAAAAAACGGCTCAGCACGCCGATCTTATTCGCAACTTGCAGGGCATGGATTCAGCTTTAGACATTCTAGAAATGGTGTCTGCAGCTGCCCCGGCAAAAGAAGTGTTTCAAATGAACATCAAAAAATTTAGCGTCAATAATAGAACCGTAATTATTGAGGGCGAGGGCCGACCACAAAAAGCGATAAAAGACTTTGAACAGGGACTGACCAGTGTAGCTAGAAAAGGCTTGGTCAAATCGATCTCCTCAGAAATCAAAGCAAGATCAGGTTACAGCCCGTTTGCATTCCAGTTTAGCGTGGACCGAAACATAGGAGACAAACAATGA
- a CDS encoding general secretion pathway protein GspK translates to MTPNKTITASRPLKNRKGVALLLAIFSIMLLTFVVTEVTYDTQVEYITAANRVDRLKAYYAAKSGVELSLLRILIYKQAMATYGDQLGAQKSLLDPIWQLPFAWPPILPDNMTTVSKDEINKTVAESTLDAQYLATIESEGGKIDLNDLASPVKSLAESTKQQIVQIFSRELENNDDFKDKHSGEDFQSLVNRMVDWVDENQERVEGGSEKDDYQDDLSGDTVPPNQPFKTISELHLIKGMKDDFFKLLESRVTVYGTKGINVNYAPKEVLQALDRQMTDEVVQRVIERRNNPDLGGLFANADDFLGFISGYGVNSETFNEAGVPLLFDAEYNFRITAIGQSKKSSKEISVITYDFDTSKDRFIELLDKQEEKEKGTTNSNTGTNTNTNTTGNDDTDNEDDKKAKDTKKIKMPSGRPRVVYWKET, encoded by the coding sequence ATGACTCCGAATAAAACCATCACGGCGTCTCGTCCCTTAAAAAATCGAAAAGGTGTGGCTTTGCTGCTGGCCATATTTTCCATCATGCTTTTGACTTTTGTCGTCACCGAAGTGACCTACGACACGCAGGTTGAGTATATCACTGCAGCCAACAGGGTGGATCGCCTTAAAGCCTACTATGCGGCAAAGTCAGGAGTGGAGCTTAGCCTTTTGCGAATTCTTATCTACAAACAGGCGATGGCCACCTATGGTGATCAATTGGGGGCTCAAAAGTCTTTACTGGATCCAATTTGGCAATTGCCTTTTGCCTGGCCTCCCATTCTCCCCGACAACATGACCACCGTGTCTAAAGATGAAATCAATAAGACGGTGGCCGAATCCACACTTGATGCCCAATATTTAGCCACCATTGAAAGCGAGGGTGGCAAAATTGACTTAAATGATCTTGCGTCTCCCGTAAAATCTTTGGCCGAAAGCACCAAACAACAGATTGTTCAGATTTTTTCCCGTGAACTTGAAAACAACGATGATTTCAAAGACAAACATTCTGGCGAAGACTTTCAATCCCTGGTCAATCGCATGGTGGATTGGGTGGATGAAAATCAAGAACGAGTGGAGGGGGGATCTGAAAAAGACGACTACCAGGATGATCTCTCCGGTGACACCGTCCCCCCCAACCAACCCTTTAAGACCATCAGTGAACTGCATTTAATCAAAGGCATGAAAGATGATTTTTTCAAGCTCCTTGAGTCGCGAGTCACTGTCTACGGAACTAAGGGGATCAACGTCAATTATGCTCCAAAAGAAGTCTTACAGGCCCTGGATCGACAAATGACAGATGAGGTTGTGCAGCGAGTTATAGAGCGCCGAAATAACCCCGACCTTGGCGGACTTTTTGCCAATGCAGATGACTTTTTGGGCTTCATCTCTGGGTATGGCGTCAATTCAGAAACCTTTAATGAAGCTGGAGTTCCCCTGCTCTTTGACGCTGAGTATAACTTTCGTATCACCGCCATCGGCCAATCAAAAAAATCCAGCAAAGAGATTTCTGTAATCACATACGACTTCGACACATCAAAAGACCGCTTCATTGAGCTTTTGGACAAACAAGAAGAAAAAGAAAAGGGCACGACCAATTCAAACACTGGCACCAATACCAATACAAACACCACTGGAAATGACGACACCGACAACGAAGATGATAAAAAAGCCAAAGACACTAAGAAAATAAAGATGCCTTCTGGGCGTCCTAGAGTAGTCTATTGGAAAGAAACCTGA
- a CDS encoding prepilin-type N-terminal cleavage/methylation domain-containing protein yields the protein MGKSRPDRSTIAAGFTLVEVIITMTILAFISIFLAQSMQSALSSKKKIQGRVDRDSKLRDALSVLRNDIKLSFNYRDINVELYNEAQKEREKRKKEKKTKSTSSTTTGGDSTSGEGSSGDGSTGSVDKPDTAATNTEENKPFVPKEQKIYTQFQGQADNLHFTSLSLPRVQANAQTSNQSEVSYFLKDCRGRLNKDHQSKCLWRRTSAVIDEDLTTGGNEMALLEDVTEFKLRYLGPGTEGEWRDDWMSGEGGDAITKNKFPDAVEISIEVQDKDTKENPISMTVVAPIRFPNNPNVLPTSDSTSTTEDSTDDSE from the coding sequence GTGGGTAAATCACGCCCCGATCGCTCCACAATTGCGGCCGGTTTTACTTTGGTTGAAGTGATCATCACCATGACGATCCTGGCCTTTATTTCTATATTTTTAGCTCAATCCATGCAGTCCGCTCTGTCATCGAAGAAGAAAATTCAAGGTCGCGTGGATCGGGACTCAAAACTGCGTGATGCTCTGAGCGTTCTGCGAAACGATATCAAGCTGTCCTTCAACTACCGCGACATCAATGTGGAACTCTATAACGAAGCTCAAAAAGAAAGAGAAAAACGAAAAAAAGAGAAAAAAACCAAATCCACATCTAGCACAACAACAGGTGGCGATAGCACGAGCGGTGAGGGCTCTAGCGGCGATGGCTCCACAGGATCTGTGGATAAACCAGACACTGCAGCGACAAACACTGAAGAAAACAAACCCTTTGTCCCCAAAGAGCAGAAAATTTACACTCAGTTTCAGGGGCAAGCCGATAATCTTCACTTTACAAGCTTGAGCCTGCCTCGCGTACAAGCCAACGCACAGACCAGCAATCAATCTGAAGTGAGTTATTTTTTAAAAGACTGCCGCGGGCGATTAAACAAAGACCATCAAAGCAAGTGCCTGTGGCGACGAACATCTGCTGTCATAGATGAAGATCTAACCACTGGTGGAAACGAAATGGCTCTTCTTGAAGACGTCACTGAATTTAAATTGCGCTATTTGGGACCAGGTACCGAGGGTGAATGGAGAGATGACTGGATGTCTGGAGAAGGAGGCGATGCCATCACCAAAAATAAATTTCCCGATGCCGTAGAGATCAGTATTGAAGTTCAAGATAAGGACACAAAAGAAAATCCCATCTCAATGACCGTGGTGGCGCCCATAAGGTTCCCCAATAATCCCAATGTATTGCCCACTTCAGACTCCACGTCGACCACCGAGGACAGCACAGATGACTCCGAATAA